The DNA region AGCATTTGAAGTTTTTAAATAGTGCCTTGTTATTTGCGAGTGTAGTTTAATGGCTAAAATATTCGGTTGTCGCCCGAAAGACATGGTGAGTTCAATTCTCCCCGCTCGCGCCATTCAAAATTGGCGGTAGTTTATTGATTCTACCGCCATAAATCTTACATATTATATGGAGGTGATTATATGTTAGGAATAATTTATAAAATCACAAATATAACTAATGATAAGATTTATATTGGAAAAACTGAAAGAGAAATAGAAGAAAGATGGAAAGAGCATTTAAGAGACTCTGGAAAAGAAAGAAATCAAAATAGACCTCTTTATAGAGCAATAAATAAATATGGTCAAGAAAATTTTATTATTGAAGAAATAGAGCAGGTCGATTCAGAGTCATTAGGTGAGAGAGAACAATACTGGATAAATTACTACCAATCTTTTTCAATGGGTGGATATAATGCAACCTTTGGTGGAGAGGGAAAGACACTATATAATTACGATTTAATAGTTGAAAAATTTAATTCTGGTATGTTAGGTGATGAAATAATGAAAGAATTCGGTTGTGATAGAAATGCAGTTACCTCTGCTTTAAAAAAAGCGAATGTTTACTCAAACAAAAACAATCTCACTCGTCGCTCAAGAGCCGTTTTACAATACGATTTAAATGGTAATTTTATTGAGAAATACTCCTCCATAAATGAAGCCGGAAGAGAAATTGCTAAAAAATTAGATTTAAAAGCAGACCCCCTACATATTTCAACGAACATTAGTAGAGTAGCAAGGGGAAAGAGAAAAACCTGTTATAAATACCTGTGGAAGTTTGAAGACGTATAAACCGCCACTTACCCTTAGACACGTGCCGCAACCTTAAAGATTTTTGGATAAACTTCAGTTTCGGCTAAGGTCGAAAACGTCAGCGTGGTTTCTGACACATTGAACAACGTGCCTAGTTTATTTTTAGTATTACTAAAGACTCTTACAGCAATCATAAATTATAAATAGAAAGGTTTTCTGTTACATAAAGAGTCTTGCTACATCACAGGGAGAATCGGTATTCAAGTAGGCCTCATAAGCCCACCTCCGTCAGTTCGACTCTGACCCCTGTAACCAATGTCAAAATAGTTGGTGTCTGAAAGTCTAGTGAAATACCTTAACTATTACAATTTATCATATCAAGATGCGTTGAGAATCGAAAAAATCTCTTAACTTGAAAAGGTCTATGTTTTGACATAGGCGATTTTAGCCATATATTTATTAAATCGTGTTAAGCGAAAAGGGTATGGAATTCCTCATTCAAGTCAGACAAGCTTACATTAAAATCTTGTGAAGAAAATGGTAGTGGCGCAAGTATGCGTAGATAGTAAGTGAAGCGTGCGAAAGTGATGGCTCTACCAACTATTTGACTTTTTTTATGACTTATGTTATAATATTATTATAAGGAGCAATAAAATGAGAGATATAAAAAGAATTCCCATAACCATAGACAAACTACAAAAAGTTTGGGAAAAATATCCAGACCTAAGATTTGGACAACTTGCTTCCTTCATTTTTCAAGAAGCGGAAAACATAACTACTATGGACCCATTCTTCATTGAGGAACAACACTGGAACGAAGTTCTAGATAAAATTATGTCTGATACTTAAGATAAGGGTCGCCCTTCATACGGGTGTACAATTAGGTTTGATTCCTAAGTCAGACACCACAGACACTATCAGCAACAAAATAAAGATGATTTTTTTGAAAAAATGTGTCTAGTTCAAAGAACAAAGGAGAAAGAAAATGTTTATTAATGATTTGAGAAACGAATTGAACAAAGAAAAATCAATAACAGAAAACGGAGCAATAGGTTACGCTACTTCAGGTAAGAAATTACTTGACTTCAATTTCAGGTTGTCAAGCTATCGTAATATGTCTGAAAAAGAAATTTTTAGAGATTTTATGGAAGCCTACACTGAAGACAAAATT from Bacteroidia bacterium includes:
- a CDS encoding GIY-YIG nuclease family protein; translated protein: MLGIIYKITNITNDKIYIGKTEREIEERWKEHLRDSGKERNQNRPLYRAINKYGQENFIIEEIEQVDSESLGEREQYWINYYQSFSMGGYNATFGGEGKTLYNYDLIVEKFNSGMLGDEIMKEFGCDRNAVTSALKKANVYSNKNNLTRRSRAVLQYDLNGNFIEKYSSINEAGREIAKKLDLKADPLHISTNISRVARGKRKTCYKYLWKFEDV